A window from Citrus sinensis cultivar Valencia sweet orange chromosome 5, DVS_A1.0, whole genome shotgun sequence encodes these proteins:
- the LOC102627625 gene encoding cytochrome P450 83B1-like: protein MALLIVFLVSLPVIFYFLHLQRKLINKPKMTSALLPPGPRGLPLIGNLHQLESTNLHYQLWNLSKKYGPLMSLRLGLVQTVVVSSVKIAKEALKTHDVEFSGKPTLVGQQRLTYNGLDIVFAPYNDKWKEMRKLCVTHLFNASRVRHFRPVREDEVARMIEEISSRSSSSPSPTTVVINLSERLMSLTNSVIFRVAFGKKFENKAGERSKFHSLLDETRVVLGAFYFKDFFPFFGGFFDKLSGIISRLENNFKEFDAFYQQLIEEHADPNRPKDQVRGDIVDVLLQVQKDRGEDQVHGFTWDNIKAVLMNVFVGATDTSAALMTWAMTNVVKNPRVMEKAQKEVRDLIGDKGFVDEDDLEKLPYIKAILKETFRLYPPVPIIPRETTKSCVIDGYQVPAKTLVYLNGWAISRDPEVWERPDDFDPDRFIIGDKSNIELTGQNNYELIPFGGGRRFCPGIHMGIANLELAIANLLYKFDWEMPARMKIQDLDFDIAPGIIMHKKHPLYLVAIKYI, encoded by the exons ATGGCTTTGCTCATCGTATTCCTTGTGTCACTCCcagtaatcttttactttcttCATCTCCAAAGGAAACTCATAAACAAACCCAAAATGACAAGTGCTTTATTACCACCAGGACCTCGAGGTCTTCCCTTAATCGGAAACCTACACCAGCTTGAAAGCACAAACCTTCATTACCAACTCTGGAATCTCTCTAAAAAATATGGTCCACTGATGTCACTACGCCTTGGCCTTGTGCAGACCGTAGTAGTTTCTTCAGTGAAAATAGCAAAAGAGGCTTTGAAAACCCATGATGTTGAATTTAGCGGCAAGCCAACCTTGGTTGGCCAGCAAAGATTAACCTACAATGGCTTAGATATTGTCTTTGCTCCATACAACGACAAGTGGAAAGAGATGAGGAAATTATGTGTCACTCATCTTTTTAATGCCAGCAGAGTCCGCCATTTTCGTCCCGTGAGAGAAGATGAGGTGGCACGTATGATCGAGGAGATTTCAtcaagatcatcatcatcaccatcgcCAACAACGGTGGTGATTAATCTGAGTGAGCGTTTAATGTCACTTACAAATTCGGTCATATTTAGGGTTGCATTCGGGAAGAAGTTTGAGAATAAAGCTGGCGAAAGAAGCAAGTTCCACTCGTTACTTGATGAGACTAGAGTTGTGCTGGGAGCCTTctatttcaaagatttttttcctttcttcgGTGGTTTTTTTGATAAGCTCTCGGGAATCATTAGTCGTCTCGAAAACAACTTCAAAGAGTTTGATGCATTTTACCAACAACTCATCGAGGAACATGCAGATCCTAATAGACCAAAAGACCAAGTACGCGGGGATATAGTTGATGTTTTACTTCAAGTTCAGAAAGATCGTGGTGAGGATCAAGTTCATGGATTCACTTGGGATAACATCAAAGCTGTGCtcatg AATGTGTTTGTCGGCGCCACGGACACGAGTGCAGCTCTAATGACATGGGCAATGACCAACGTAGTGAAGAATCCAAGAGTAATGGAGAAAGCACAGAAGGAAGTAAGGGATTTGATTGGAGATAAAGGATTTGTAGATGAAGATGATTTGGAAAAACTGCCATATATCAAAGCCATACTAAAAGAGACATTCAGGTTATATCCACCGGTTCCAATAATACCAAGAGAAACAACCAAGAGTTGCGTGATAGATGGATATCAGGTACCAGCTAAGacacttgtttatttaaatgGATGGGCAATATCTAGAGATCCTGAAGTTTGGGAGAGGCCAGATGATTTTGATCCTGACAGATTTATTATCGGCGATAAGTCCAATATTGAATTGACAggacaaaataattatgagcTTATACCATTTGGTGGAGGCAGAAGATTTTGTCCCGGGATTCATATGGGAATTGCAAATTTGGAGCTTGCAATTGCTAATCTTCTTTACAAATTTGATTGGGAAATGCCTGCTAGGATGAAGATTCAAGACTTAGATTTTGACATCGCCCCCGGTATCATTATGCACAAGAAGCATCCTCTCTATCTTGTGGCtatcaaatatatatga